GATTAATCTACCGGGTGAATGTAGGGAGTATTACAGCAATCATACTACTATTGTATCACTCCATTCGaactgaatatatattcaactaagaaaagaaatgtgTTCTACTACTAAAATCAAAAGAAAATACATAATATCTTCACTTCACTTCATTTCATCACTTCAATCCGCCTTCCCCTGCTTCTTCCGTCGAATCACCTCCCCAACCGCCTGCTGCACTCCCGGACTAGCCCGAACACTGCCCAGCACCAGCGCCTCCTTCATGCCCTTCCGCAGCGCCGTCACGCCCTCACGATCACCCTTGAACGGCGCAAACCCCAACTGCAGCAGCCGAGTTGCTTCGCCATCCGTGGCCCGAGAGAGCTGCGCCAGCTGACCCAGTTTCTGCATGGTCTGCGGATGCAGACGATCGCCCGGAGCAGACGACGCCCGTTTACTAATCTCCGGCGGCGTGACCTgcgagatgaagatgtgcaGAGTGACCGAGGCACGCTGGGCCAGCGTCAGGATCTGAAACGGCAGGAGATAGAACTCGGGGCCCTTGGACGAGAAGCCCAGCAAACCCTGCAATCCGGCGGGGATATAGCTCCACGGGAGTAGTAATGCCGTAGGACGTGTAAGTAGGATCGACTCGAGGGTAACCAGCGCAGCGAAGGTGAAGTAGCGCCACTAGACGAAAGCAATCCACCATTAGCCATCATACAACCCAAGCCCAAGTCGAAGAACCGCAATTCAAAGTACGAGAAAGGAGAACAGGTATACTCACATAACGTCCCCACTCCGACCAATACGTAAACTGCAGCACCACAATCGTAACCAACCCGATCACATACTGCGGCAAAGACCGCTGCAACCCAGCCATCACAAACTCCTGCAGGGTTCTCTTATCGCCCCAATTCAACATGTCCGGGCCGTACATATCATACGCGACCCGCTTCACGGGGTCGAGGAGCGTATCCTGCGCCAGCCTCAGATACACAAAGTAGCTGTCCGACACGGCGCCGCCGGCCTTATCTGGGTGGTGCTGGGCAGCCAGACGACGGAAGCGCGACTTGATAGTGCGTTCATCGGCAAACGGAGAAACCCCCAGGGCGCGGTAGAAGTCGCCTGCGACTTGTACGCGATGGAAGGTCTCGTAGAGAGTGTAGAGGAGGTAGCTGGTCACGACGAGGATGTAGATGCGCCGGCGGTGTCGCGCATAGCGCGGAGTGCCTGGCTGAGGGCGGGGCTCGCCTGCGCGGATGGTGATGCCATAGTAGACGCTCTGAACGATGGAGGTGACATACTAATGCGAACGGTGTTAACGACTGTGTATTTCGTACTGCGCAACACGGCGTTTATAGAATTGCGGAGGGAATGGACACGGTACTCACGTTTGGGAGGACAGCCCAAccgaagaaagagagaagggaCGACATGGGCGGGATGGTATCTCAACAGAACAGACAATATTAAGCCTCCATCAAACCAGTAACCAAAGACCAACAGTACCAAAGAGCGAAAACGACCAAACTGCTGGTTCCAGAAGCTGTCTGTCTATCTCTATGCCTCCAACTAAACACCCACTCCGGATAGAAGCCCGCCTCACCGCCCACCCCACCGCCCGCCTCCACTCGCAAAtccgaaaagaaaaaaaaaaaagtcaagagggaaaaaaaaaaggcatcGAGTTCCACCGgcatcaaatcaatcaacacaACCTGCCCTCCATTGCGCCGCcaatccccctccccaataGACACAATGGCCCTCGACGCAATGGACCTCGACCCCCACCCGACAGGGCCAGCCAGACAAACCTCGCCCGAAAAAGACCGCAAGCGCAAACACAAGGACACCACATCAcccagcaagaagaagcgcaagcacGAAAGCGatgccaccagcagcaagaagagcagcagcagcaagaaatcCCAGTCCAAGACCAGCACCAGTACTAGCAAACCCACGATCCCCGACTCCCCctacaccctcaccaccgcaacGCTCTACCTCCCACTCTCTCcgatctccatctccccaaCCCACGCCCTAGCCTCCCTGCTAGCAGAGCACCTCTCCCCGCTCCTTCTCACCTACTACGCCCCCCTGAAAGGCATCGTCCTCGCCTACTCCAATGCCTCAATCTCCAGCACCCCGCCgccctcatccaccaacatCGTCAACGCCGAAGACCCCAACCTCCCGCAACCACTGACTCTGGCCCGCACCGCCGGCGAATACGGCGTCCTGTACGTCTACCTCACGGCGACCTTCCTAGTATTCCGGCCCCAGCGCGGCCAGATCCTCGAAGGATGGGTGAACGTGCAATCGGAGGGATTCCTGGGCGCGATCGTCCTGAACCTGTTCTCTGTAGGCATTGAGCGGAAACGTCTACCCCCGAGCTGGAAGTGGATTCCTCCCGGCGAGGaattggaagaagaagaacagcagcagcagacatccaccacctccgctacagaaaaggaagaagacgatgaagacagcgactcctcctccacctccgaaggaagaaagaagaaatctGCCTTCGACCCCGCCAAGGAACTCTTCCGTCCCATCGCCCTCGCCGAGGACGTGAACCCTCTTGCTGATACGGATCCTACTACTTCCACCtctaccaacaacaacaacaacgccaCAGGCGACtactacgacgacgacgaaacCGCCGCTGCGGAAGGATACTTCCAGTCGGTCTCTGGTCACCGTGTGCGCGGCACGATCAAGTTCCgggttgtggatgtggatgtgattCCTGGGTCGGAGCGGGAGAGCGGATTCCTGAGCATTGAGGGTACGatgctggatgaggaggaggagaagagggttctggaggaggagaggacgGGCGTtgtttcttctgctccttctaGCTCCTACGGTGGTAGTGGATCTTCTACCGGTATGACACCCAGAAAACTAGGCTCCGTGACGACCATGTCTGGTGCTTTGGCCATCCGGTCTGCTTCTGCGTCGGTGGcgccggagctggagccggaggtggtggatgtgcaTGTGGAGGAGTCGCCTAGTAAGGTGAAGAAGTCTTCgtcgaaggagaagaaggagaagaaagagaagaagtccaagtcttcgaagaaggagaagactaAGGAGTAAGTGTTGATTGAATGATATGAataggatgggatgggggttggggaggtgggaggTTGGAATAACTTGACTTGTTTATAAGTATGTGTGCATgttatatagtatctttctttttctttatctttttttgtgtatgtgtgtgtgtatcgTATTCAGCTTTGTTTGTGGTTGGCGTTAGATGGGAATATCAAAAAGAATTTggtttatcttattttatgcCTGtcatgttgttgtcgttgat
The window above is part of the Aspergillus luchuensis IFO 4308 DNA, chromosome 8, nearly complete sequence genome. Proteins encoded here:
- a CDS encoding J domain-containing protein (COG:O;~EggNog:ENOG410PKM2;~InterPro:IPR001623,IPR036869;~PFAM:PF00226;~TransMembrane:5 (o6-28i49-65o164-182i194-215o235-257i)), translated to MSSLLSFFGWAVLPNYVTSIVQSVYYGITIRAGEPRPQPGTPRYARHRRRIYILVVTSYLLYTLYETFHRVQVAGDFYRALGVSPFADERTIKSRFRRLAAQHHPDKAGGAVSDSYFVYLRLAQDTLLDPVKRVAYDMYGPDMLNWGDKRTLQEFVMAGLQRSLPQYVIGLVTIVVLQFTYWSEWGRYWRYFTFAALVTLESILLTRPTALLLPWSYIPAGLQGLLGFSSKGPEFYLLPFQILTLAQRASVTLHIFISQVTPPEISKRASSAPGDRLHPQTMQKLGQLAQLSRATDGEATRLLQLGFAPFKGDREGVTALRKGMKEALVLGSVRASPGVQQAVGEVIRRKKQGKAD
- a CDS encoding DNA-directed RNA polymerase I subunit RPA43 (COG:K;~EggNog:ENOG410PJB3;~InterPro:IPR036898,IPR041178;~PFAM:PF17875); its protein translation is MALDAMDLDPHPTGPARQTSPEKDRKRKHKDTTSPSKKKRKHESDATSSKKSSSSKKSQSKTSTSTSKPTIPDSPYTLTTATLYLPLSPISISPTHALASLLAEHLSPLLLTYYAPLKGIVLAYSNASISSTPPPSSTNIVNAEDPNLPQPLTLARTAGEYGVLYVYLTATFLVFRPQRGQILEGWVNVQSEGFLGAIVLNLFSVGIERKRLPPSWKWIPPGEELEEEEQQQQTSTTSATEKEEDDEDSDSSSTSEGRKKKSAFDPAKELFRPIALAEDVNPLADTDPTTSTSTNNNNNATGDYYDDDETAAAEGYFQSVSGHRVRGTIKFRVVDVDVIPGSERESGFLSIEGTMLDEEEEKRVLEEERTGVVSSAPSSSYGGSGSSTGMTPRKLGSVTTMSGALAIRSASASVAPELEPEVVDVHVEESPSKVKKSSSKEKKEKKEKKSKSSKKEKTKE